A region of the Culex quinquefasciatus strain JHB chromosome 1, VPISU_Cqui_1.0_pri_paternal, whole genome shotgun sequence genome:
AGGAAGGGTTTGAATAGTCAAAATAAATAGTATGAATCATCACAATGTTGGACAAGAGGTAAGACAACTCTTCCAATAGGGACTTTCTCAAATCAACAATAGGAAACACCTTCACAACTCCACATGTAGGCTTTAAGGTATGGAAATGAATTTATCCGTACAGCATGCGTTTTGCTCTTATCATTTTGTTTTTCTCTCAAgtctaaataattaaaaaagtagCCTTACAACTATGCATGATTCAATTTATctgctttgtttttttgttttgttttcttctgaAAAGTGGAAAGATTATAATATTTAATGTTGGTTGTATTTTCTTATGTTTAGGACAAACGCTTCGCTATCTCTGCTCAGCAATCTGCCTGTCACTATCTCGTAGTTAAAGTTTCCCTCTCTTGTTCTGTCTGTCTTTCCCCTTTTCCTCTTCACTACCCCAATCAGTAATTAATAGTCTGTCCGATTTTAGTGAGTTAGATTttgttactgctgctgctgctgcgctgCTGGTTGCGGCTATCAAAACTGCGAGTGTCTCCAATCTCTCTGCTAATTGTAGTAGTTgttgttggttggttggttgtcaATCTATTCCGTGGCTGCCATGGCTCTGGCCTGTGCTCGGACGCGCTTCTCGTACTCGAGACGGTTTTGACTAGAAAGAGAGCTCATGAAGGCAACTTTAACTCAAACAGACTCTCCACAAGACTTACCAGTAGATAGTGTAAGCCTCCGCCTGGGCCGGGTCCTTGATGTTGGGCTCGTTCAGCAGGTCCTGGATGCCGAGCAGGATCTGCTTGATGGTGATGGCCGGGCGCCAGTCCTTCTCCTCGTCCAGCAGCGACAGACAGACCGTCCCGGACGGATACACGTTCGGGTGGAACAGCGGCGGCTCGAACTTGCACTTGGGCGGGCTGGTCGGGTAGTCGTCCTTGAAGATCATCCGGAGCTTGTACAGGCCACCCTCCCACGGAGTCTGGAGAACGAGACGGTTGAGATTAGTAGCGGATCCAGGGCGCAAGCTTGACGGTAGGTACTTACTCCCTTCTTTCCAGGAATGGCGCATTCCCACGTCATAAGGTTCAAAGTTCCGTCGGCGTTCTTGACTGGACGAGCAACAAATCCCTGAAAATTGacagaaagaaaaataaatatcataAAACCAAGAATTTCCATGCATTGCTATCGAATGAGATTgccaggggcaaaaaaaaagttaacggtttcaacatttgaatgaaaaagtgttgtAGAATGCATCTTGCACTTCtccaatttactttttttttacatctccaattgttttgcaatcttgagtttccaaaatttcgaagtactgacgaaaattttgtttttgtgagaaaaaaaagcttttgcggtgctgaacattgtaatttcacaaatgttcaaaatatttttttaaacgagcccaaacaaactaaatttgattatcaatgcagaaaaaggcacattagattgttttgagttgataAAACTTCTATTTCTATTGGAATTTTATGACTATCATTGATGtatatttcggtgcgttcctcgtctcttgaaatttctcttctctttcgcagccgagtgatggtcggcttgctatcgcgaatatcgaaagcccatcacatcgacgagaaataccctctcgctggctccgatggaactatcgttccaaccggagaggcacgcacaagaaattgctgtatacatacactggagctcacgcacacaaatgaactcatttctacaaggcttacgggcgagagaatttcacgattgctctttctcttgctttttgagcgaggggactggctgtgtgagagatttttttcc
Encoded here:
- the LOC6036962 gene encoding SUMO-conjugating enzyme UBC9-B, with product MSGIAIARLGEERKAWRKDHPFGFVARPVKNADGTLNLMTWECAIPGKKGTPWEGGLYKLRMIFKDDYPTSPPKCKFEPPLFHPNVYPSGTVCLSLLDEEKDWRPAITIKQILLGIQDLLNEPNIKDPAQAEAYTIYCQNRLEYEKRVRAQARAMAATE